The following proteins are co-located in the Streptococcus anginosus genome:
- a CDS encoding helix-turn-helix domain-containing protein → MKSKDDFKKELDNYQKMVPCLQLRFKDTLTELMNYFQLTNRKLAELSSLGEKTVSQLRKGVVDKPQLETIIAICVALQLPTFISHSLIETAGYKLQPYGKDIYYQYFLDKASQKQMSIEDCNDLLIKIKEEPLTKMAKELIKNEK, encoded by the coding sequence GTGAAATCGAAAGATGACTTCAAAAAAGAGTTGGATAATTATCAAAAAATGGTACCTTGTTTACAATTGCGATTTAAAGATACGTTGACAGAATTAATGAATTATTTTCAACTTACTAATAGGAAATTAGCAGAGCTTTCCTCTTTGGGTGAAAAGACAGTCTCGCAATTAAGGAAAGGAGTAGTTGATAAACCACAGTTAGAAACGATTATTGCTATTTGTGTTGCGTTGCAATTACCAACATTTATTAGCCACTCCTTAATTGAAACAGCAGGCTATAAATTGCAACCGTATGGTAAAGACATCTATTATCAATACTTTTTAGATAAAGCTAGTCAAAAACAGATGAGCATAGAGGATTGTAATGACTTGTTAATCAAAATAAAAGAGGAACCGTTGACAAAAATGGCAAAAGAATTGATAAAAAATGAAAAATAA
- a CDS encoding DUF771 domain-containing protein, which yields MKPTTLQIDLKNITIQLPSDKIIVDRSEYEELKKISSKGRYLTLSEVLELLSVSRPWLLENVLYKPEIRKQIDIDKNSNGFVKYPDSQGGRYYFLASKTKEFFEDHFAKIFEL from the coding sequence ATGAAACCAACCACCCTACAAATTGACTTAAAAAATATTACGATACAACTCCCATCCGATAAAATTATCGTTGACCGTTCCGAATATGAAGAACTCAAAAAAATCTCCTCAAAAGGGCGTTATCTAACGCTCTCTGAGGTTTTAGAGCTTCTTTCTGTCTCTCGTCCATGGCTACTCGAAAACGTGCTCTATAAGCCTGAGATTCGTAAGCAAATTGACATTGATAAAAATAGCAATGGCTTTGTGAAATACCCAGATAGTCAAGGCGGACGCTATTACTTTCTGGCAAGCAAAACCAAAGAATTTTTCGAGGATCATTTTGCAAAAATTTTTGAATTATGA
- a CDS encoding replication protein, protein MPLTKRSNKWAFLLYKESAPENYIDILEEMQVPYILSPWHDQDVDKKTGELLKAHKHGALFFDSLKSYTQVSELLTENLNTPKKVQIVFSPTGMFDYFTHAQNPEKTPYDVEDIESGAGFDLDRFLVEQQSERFINETIDLINDYNFTEFQDLVIYARYNSSRMLTLIMTNTYFFTKFIESKRYRESRHIKDVTIIDQEMDTD, encoded by the coding sequence ATGCCTCTAACAAAACGTTCTAACAAGTGGGCTTTTCTCCTCTACAAAGAAAGTGCGCCCGAAAACTATATTGACATTTTAGAAGAAATGCAAGTCCCTTATATTTTGAGCCCATGGCATGACCAAGATGTGGACAAAAAAACGGGTGAACTATTAAAAGCCCATAAACACGGGGCTCTCTTCTTTGATTCTTTGAAGAGCTATACGCAAGTATCAGAACTTCTTACCGAAAATCTAAACACTCCTAAAAAGGTGCAAATTGTCTTCTCTCCAACGGGAATGTTTGATTATTTTACTCATGCACAAAACCCAGAAAAAACACCTTATGATGTCGAAGATATCGAAAGCGGTGCAGGGTTTGACCTTGATCGGTTCTTAGTTGAACAACAATCTGAGCGCTTTATCAATGAAACCATTGACCTTATTAACGATTACAATTTCACCGAATTTCAAGACCTCGTGATCTATGCCAGATACAACAGCTCTCGCATGCTAACATTGATTATGACTAATACCTACTTTTTTACAAAATTTATAGAATCAAAACGCTATCGCGAGAGCAGACACATCAAAGATGTGACCATCATTGACCAAGAAATGGATACGGACTAA
- the rplS gene encoding 50S ribosomal protein L19, with protein MNPLIQSLTEGQLRTDIPAFRPGDTVRVHAKVVEGNRERIQIFEGVVIARKGAGISENYTVRKISNGVGVERIFPLHTPRVEKIEVVRYGKVRRAKLYYLRALQGKAARIKEIRR; from the coding sequence ATGAATCCATTAATCCAAAGTTTGACTGAAGGTCAACTTCGTACTGATATTCCTGCATTCCGTCCTGGTGACACTGTTCGTGTTCACGCGAAAGTTGTCGAAGGAAATCGCGAACGTATCCAAATCTTCGAAGGTGTGGTTATCGCTCGTAAAGGTGCTGGTATTTCAGAAAACTATACTGTTCGTAAAATTTCTAACGGTGTAGGTGTTGAACGTATCTTCCCACTTCACACACCACGTGTTGAAAAGATTGAAGTTGTTCGTTACGGTAAAGTACGTCGTGCGAAATTGTATTACCTTCGTGCATTGCAAGGTAAAGCAGCGCGTATTAAAGAAATTCGCCGTTAA
- a CDS encoding ROK family glucokinase, which produces MSKKIIGIDLGGTSVKFAILTQEGEVQEKWSIKTNILDEGSHIVDDMIESINHRLHLLNLSAEDFIGIGMGSPGVVDREKGTVIGAYNLNWKTLQPVKEKIEKATGISFFIDNDANVAALGERWKGAGENQPDVVFMTLGTGVGGGIVAEGKLLHGIAGAAGELGHITVDFDQPILCTCGKKGCLETVASATGIVNLTRRYADEYAGDAELKQLIDNGEDVNAKIVFDLAKAGDELALIVYRNFARYLGIACANIGSILNPSTIVIGGGVSAAGEFLLDGVRKFYEENSFPQVRTSTKLALATLGNDAGVIGAASLVLQ; this is translated from the coding sequence ATGTCTAAAAAAATTATTGGGATTGACCTAGGTGGTACGTCGGTGAAGTTTGCGATTCTGACCCAAGAAGGAGAAGTTCAAGAAAAATGGTCTATTAAGACAAATATTTTAGATGAAGGCAGTCATATTGTTGATGATATGATTGAATCGATTAACCATCGCTTGCATTTATTAAACCTTTCAGCTGAAGATTTCATAGGAATCGGCATGGGCTCGCCTGGCGTTGTGGATCGTGAAAAAGGAACCGTTATTGGGGCTTATAATCTCAATTGGAAAACTTTACAACCTGTAAAAGAAAAGATTGAGAAAGCAACTGGTATTTCTTTCTTTATTGATAATGACGCAAATGTAGCTGCTCTTGGCGAACGTTGGAAAGGTGCTGGTGAAAACCAACCAGATGTTGTGTTTATGACTCTTGGAACAGGTGTCGGTGGCGGTATTGTTGCGGAAGGAAAATTACTGCACGGTATAGCTGGAGCAGCTGGAGAGCTGGGACATATCACAGTTGATTTTGATCAGCCGATTCTCTGTACTTGTGGTAAAAAAGGTTGCCTAGAAACCGTAGCTTCTGCAACGGGAATTGTCAATTTAACGCGCCGCTACGCTGATGAATATGCTGGTGATGCAGAGCTGAAACAATTGATTGACAACGGCGAAGACGTTAATGCAAAAATTGTTTTTGATTTGGCTAAAGCTGGTGATGAGCTAGCTCTCATTGTTTATCGGAATTTTGCACGTTATCTTGGTATTGCTTGTGCGAATATCGGCTCAATCTTAAATCCGTCAACAATTGTCATCGGTGGTGGCGTCTCTGCAGCAGGTGAATTTTTACTAGACGGTGTTCGTAAGTTCTATGAAGAAAATTCTTTCCCCCAAGTGCGTACATCCACAAAACTTGCACTTGCAACTCTTGGAAATGATGCAGGAGTCATTGGAGCAGCTTCATTGGTTCTTCAATAA
- a CDS encoding helix-turn-helix domain-containing protein: protein MKELLRDYIGKRIRLLRLERGMTQEQLEERADLGTNYVYKLEHLAPNVKINTLERVMQALEVDIETFFDMVPDKEKEDDLTQLVQHLKSLPQEKQKKVIDAITVLLES from the coding sequence ATGAAAGAATTATTACGAGATTACATTGGGAAAAGAATCCGCCTTTTAAGATTAGAAAGAGGAATGACCCAAGAACAACTGGAAGAACGAGCGGATTTAGGCACAAATTACGTTTATAAACTAGAGCATCTTGCCCCAAATGTCAAAATCAACACTCTTGAAAGAGTGATGCAAGCCCTAGAAGTTGATATTGAAACCTTTTTTGATATGGTACCAGATAAGGAAAAAGAAGATGATTTGACCCAATTGGTGCAACATCTGAAATCACTCCCACAAGAAAAACAAAAGAAAGTGATTGATGCCATTACCGTATTATTAGAGAGTTGA
- a CDS encoding helicase HerA domain-containing protein: MSLSMQHQKQAQLSRNPLDQTASSGAFRDPHELCTFIQRNLNNALDVNGETSYTNSFMIRLAGNDRGFLYLPNLPVSYSLDNQLYMKIYAICSGILYPYKTLLPQTNAYFVPYDPEEPNLARALFFPWIDGIPERLMIENIDQFIATEVTSNRIPIMANKVSLNMDNIVHLAVSGSSGSGKSKFTEYLIRCLNADTATHLLLVDPKLSQIYKLGRELNLEVLSPTFGSNLNSFITEINELLGRVINKIYERQQKLLINPSTNFSKIYVVIDELLALVQGSSKQARDTFSQLLGTIALLGRETQVSLILISQRFDATAFGGNTAVREQINCAIILGDINTNTTQFLLPHANIDNIVVPAGIGTGIIKFTDDQHNNHIMPLLTPTY, translated from the coding sequence ATGAGTTTGAGCATGCAACATCAAAAGCAGGCTCAACTGTCACGAAACCCACTAGACCAAACCGCATCTAGTGGGGCCTTCCGTGACCCCCATGAGTTATGCACTTTTATTCAACGAAACCTAAACAATGCCCTCGATGTCAACGGTGAGACGAGCTATACAAATTCGTTTATGATTCGTCTGGCTGGCAATGACCGCGGCTTTCTCTATCTGCCAAATCTGCCCGTTTCCTACTCCCTTGACAATCAGCTTTATATGAAGATATACGCAATCTGTTCAGGAATTTTATACCCTTACAAAACTTTGTTACCGCAGACCAATGCTTACTTTGTTCCTTACGACCCCGAAGAGCCCAACCTCGCACGAGCCCTCTTTTTTCCTTGGATTGACGGGATTCCAGAGCGTCTAATGATTGAAAATATTGACCAGTTTATTGCTACAGAAGTAACTAGCAACCGCATTCCAATCATGGCAAACAAGGTCAGTTTAAATATGGACAACATTGTTCACCTAGCCGTTAGCGGTTCATCGGGGTCAGGAAAATCAAAATTCACTGAATATTTAATTAGATGCTTAAACGCTGATACTGCTACTCATCTCTTGCTCGTTGATCCAAAATTATCTCAAATTTACAAACTAGGAAGAGAACTAAACTTAGAAGTTTTATCTCCCACTTTTGGTTCTAATCTAAATAGCTTCATTACAGAAATCAACGAACTTCTAGGACGAGTGATAAACAAGATTTACGAGCGGCAACAGAAATTGCTTATCAATCCTAGTACAAATTTTTCAAAGATTTACGTTGTAATTGATGAACTCCTTGCCTTGGTGCAAGGCAGCTCGAAGCAGGCAAGAGATACTTTCTCTCAATTACTTGGAACGATTGCCCTGTTAGGACGTGAGACACAAGTCAGCTTAATTCTCATCTCTCAACGCTTTGACGCAACTGCCTTTGGTGGAAATACAGCCGTTCGAGAACAAATCAATTGCGCCATTATTCTAGGTGACATCAACACGAATACAACGCAGTTCTTATTGCCTCATGCAAATATTGACAATATTGTTGTCCCAGCTGGCATTGGGACGGGTATCATCAAGTTTACAGATGATCAGCACAACAATCACATTATGCCACTACTGACGCCTACCTATTGA
- a CDS encoding SEC10/PgrA surface exclusion domain-containing protein, translated as MGNKVIKGTATGAIALAAFGVASGATVQAEELTKPSTSLSSDVTAPKAHNIKVLDGVLLTKDGAAITTTPTEKTVEEAHGIKQQADQAVTDQAGKVAESAQMEESSQKAVEDATAKVAEAEKNKAAATPDAIAQAEKGVADTQKEIAQNQKASDTAANATQKATDAATTQKQAVEQAQKGVEAGQKAVDTAKKGVDTAKAALEGTGEQKALDEQKAANKGLEDAKNAESDATQKLAAAKKADAERHAQIKDLKNQETTQSKTATDTATDAAAKKATDTAAKADVNTAQKAVETAQAALDGTGAQKVLDEQKAAQKALSAAKTKEVEAAQKLDEAKKADADRDAQIKNLTAKEADQTVAKTDAENALAEAKKNAEAKKAAKEAAEAKRDALRKELDAKKKLSTINVPQYVIDAYKKYLASDREEADKDALQEVFNKWIAEGAYDIERHGNVPIDPSTVDPAHMTREQAKALTQYYAHLITAVRRQFWGTRVKTYTTEEAMDYVQKVAEAYAKENKPWSSGHSHAALAAGERPSSKLTWMSENLSTLRNRTTTMTEMYRFIAGTIIGMMVNDYHSDFGHMSNMLGNEQDDDVIGVASSVTPNGLGRMHYVGFSDKYAGQALPDPYDTTQLEKDLAQAESDFQAALTAFNEANGVLTAKQAASDAAHQALSTTQSELATVRNQALQTPSAEMAHRAAVATRTSAETRKASADKAVANLNASIQEKQVALQKAQAVLAAKEEAAQKAATALREAESKAVEAQQMLNATKAKLAALTGVKDATPAASEALEKATTARKDAQARKDAADKAVANLKASIKEKQVALRTAEQALTAAENNLAVLKASKANEDAKLVAAEQAVAAAKAVEAKLVAERAVLEDKLKDQQNLLAMYKNADKLLGEAVAEYEVASAKHKEAVAKTLEARSKLAELLKDQRDANSQYDAVKKAYEEWVTSKKAAEEKAQALSMRHATKPMTTSKKIRPIIHSSYIYSRADKQLPQTGEKGSWLALIGMEILASLSFGVRRKLGRKG; from the coding sequence ATGGGAAACAAGGTTATTAAAGGTACGGCAACAGGAGCTATAGCACTGGCTGCGTTTGGTGTAGCTAGTGGGGCAACTGTGCAAGCAGAAGAATTGACCAAACCGTCAACTAGTCTGTCTTCTGATGTAACAGCACCCAAGGCGCATAATATTAAAGTCTTAGACGGTGTTCTATTGACAAAGGATGGTGCTGCGATCACCACCACCCCAACAGAGAAGACGGTTGAGGAAGCGCATGGGATTAAGCAACAAGCCGATCAAGCGGTGACCGACCAAGCCGGGAAAGTAGCTGAAAGTGCTCAAATGGAAGAGAGCAGCCAAAAGGCGGTAGAAGATGCTACCGCAAAAGTAGCCGAAGCGGAAAAGAATAAGGCTGCAGCTACACCAGATGCGATTGCCCAAGCGGAAAAAGGCGTAGCTGATACGCAAAAAGAGATTGCACAAAATCAAAAAGCAAGTGATACTGCAGCTAACGCCACACAAAAAGCGACTGACGCGGCTACTACCCAAAAACAAGCGGTAGAACAAGCCCAAAAAGGGGTAGAAGCTGGACAAAAAGCAGTTGATACGGCTAAAAAAGGTGTCGATACCGCCAAAGCAGCGCTCGAGGGCACCGGGGAACAAAAAGCTCTTGATGAACAAAAAGCCGCCAACAAAGGCTTAGAAGATGCTAAAAATGCAGAAAGCGATGCCACTCAAAAATTGGCAGCCGCTAAAAAGGCAGATGCCGAACGTCATGCCCAAATCAAGGACTTGAAAAACCAAGAAACCACTCAAAGCAAAACGGCAACCGACACCGCAACCGATGCTGCTGCAAAAAAGGCAACGGATACTGCTGCTAAAGCGGATGTCAACACGGCTCAAAAGGCCGTAGAAACGGCTCAGGCAGCGCTCGATGGTACAGGTGCCCAAAAGGTCTTGGACGAACAAAAAGCGGCTCAAAAGGCTCTTTCTGCCGCCAAAACCAAAGAAGTGGAAGCCGCTCAAAAATTGGACGAAGCCAAGAAAGCAGACGCCGATCGTGATGCTCAAATCAAGAACCTAACCGCAAAAGAAGCAGATCAAACGGTCGCTAAAACGGACGCCGAAAATGCCCTTGCGGAAGCTAAGAAAAATGCCGAAGCCAAGAAAGCAGCCAAAGAAGCAGCCGAAGCCAAACGTGATGCGTTGCGGAAAGAATTGGATGCTAAGAAGAAGTTATCTACCATTAATGTGCCACAATATGTGATTGATGCGTATAAGAAGTATTTGGCATCTGATCGTGAAGAAGCCGATAAAGATGCACTTCAAGAAGTCTTCAATAAGTGGATTGCAGAAGGTGCTTACGATATTGAGCGTCATGGAAATGTACCAATTGATCCATCAACGGTTGATCCAGCTCATATGACTCGTGAACAAGCAAAAGCCTTAACCCAATATTATGCCCACTTGATTACAGCGGTTCGTCGCCAATTCTGGGGTACTAGGGTGAAAACGTATACCACCGAAGAAGCGATGGACTATGTACAAAAGGTTGCCGAAGCGTATGCCAAAGAAAACAAACCATGGTCGTCTGGTCACAGTCATGCCGCACTGGCTGCTGGTGAAAGACCTTCATCAAAATTGACGTGGATGAGTGAAAATCTAAGCACACTTCGCAATCGCACCACAACTATGACCGAAATGTATCGTTTTATTGCAGGAACCATTATTGGAATGATGGTAAACGACTACCATAGCGATTTTGGTCATATGTCTAACATGCTTGGTAATGAACAAGATGATGACGTCATCGGTGTCGCATCCAGTGTGACGCCAAACGGACTTGGTCGCATGCACTATGTGGGATTCAGTGATAAATATGCTGGTCAAGCCCTACCAGACCCATATGACACGACGCAATTGGAAAAAGACTTGGCTCAAGCCGAAAGTGACTTTCAAGCAGCACTCACAGCCTTCAATGAAGCCAATGGGGTTCTGACTGCTAAACAAGCTGCTTCTGATGCAGCTCATCAAGCACTGAGCACAACACAAAGCGAATTGGCTACTGTACGCAACCAAGCGCTTCAAACACCTAGCGCTGAAATGGCACACCGTGCAGCAGTTGCAACGCGTACTAGCGCAGAAACCCGCAAAGCGAGTGCAGACAAAGCGGTTGCCAACCTCAACGCATCGATTCAAGAAAAACAAGTTGCATTGCAAAAAGCGCAAGCGGTCTTGGCTGCCAAAGAAGAAGCGGCTCAAAAGGCTGCAACCGCCCTTCGTGAAGCAGAAAGCAAAGCAGTGGAGGCGCAACAGATGCTCAACGCTACCAAAGCCAAATTGGCAGCACTCACCGGGGTGAAAGACGCTACACCAGCGGCTAGTGAAGCCCTTGAAAAAGCAACGACTGCTCGCAAGGATGCACAAGCTCGTAAAGATGCGGCAGACAAAGCGGTTGCCAACTTGAAAGCATCTATCAAAGAAAAACAAGTGGCACTTCGTACCGCAGAACAAGCCTTGACGGCAGCTGAAAACAACTTGGCTGTGTTGAAAGCAAGTAAAGCAAATGAAGATGCCAAATTGGTAGCTGCTGAACAAGCGGTGGCAGCTGCTAAAGCCGTGGAAGCCAAATTGGTGGCGGAACGTGCAGTGCTGGAAGACAAGTTGAAAGACCAACAAAACTTGCTGGCCATGTATAAGAATGCGGATAAGTTGCTTGGTGAAGCGGTAGCTGAGTATGAAGTAGCAAGTGCGAAGCATAAGGAAGCCGTTGCGAAGACGTTGGAAGCACGTAGCAAGTTGGCGGAGCTGTTGAAAGACCAACGGGATGCAAATAGCCAGTATGATGCGGTGAAGAAGGCGTATGAGGAGTGGGTTACCTCTAAGAAAGCAGCAGAAGAAAAAGCACAAGCTCTTTCAATGCGTCATGCTACCAAACCAATGACCACAAGCAAAAAGATTCGCCCAATCATTCACTCAAGTTATATTTATAGCCGAGCTGACAAACAACTCCCACAAACTGGAGAAAAAGGTTCATGGCTGGCATTGATAGGTATGGAAATCTTAGCAAGTCTTAGCTTTGGTGTACGTAGAAAACTTGGAAGAAAAGGATAA
- a CDS encoding site-specific integrase → MSLYITQRGGKKGKWSYRITDKKGNYITSKSGFKTKKEAEIEGLTQEIKLHQGKVIDKNISLFQLWEKWYHLKIIPLNKMDSTQNKHRLRGKFIQKYFGDSPAVSITSSQYQAFINKYAETNCRDNVSRLNAEIRSVLIFARQDKLSIDLFTEGVVLSGRESPKSKNERYIHSLEDYKKLCQYLEYLLDYQESVIPYLLYIQLKTGMRFGEVLGLTWDCIHIENKTIKTYRRYDCTRKRWTKAKTETSIRDVPIDDTTVSILQKLKAEQRYVLRSHQVSNPDKCLFFDKQSGLPTNSAVNKQLKKILSELSITPSNMTSTGLRHTYASTLLAMDIDIWAIAKNMGHKDIQQISETYGHLIKEKAIREDNKIRDFFHGLSQ, encoded by the coding sequence ATGTCACTATACATTACGCAACGCGGAGGGAAAAAAGGGAAGTGGTCTTATCGGATCACTGACAAAAAAGGGAACTATATTACATCAAAATCAGGATTTAAAACCAAAAAAGAAGCTGAAATTGAAGGTTTGACCCAAGAAATTAAATTACATCAAGGAAAGGTCATTGATAAAAACATCAGTCTCTTTCAACTGTGGGAAAAATGGTACCATTTAAAAATCATCCCACTCAATAAAATGGATTCTACACAAAACAAGCATCGCTTGCGTGGAAAGTTTATTCAAAAATACTTTGGAGATTCACCTGCTGTATCCATCACATCCAGCCAATATCAAGCATTTATCAATAAATACGCTGAAACAAATTGTCGTGATAATGTCAGCCGCCTAAATGCAGAGATACGAAGTGTCCTTATTTTTGCTAGACAAGATAAGCTTAGTATAGATTTATTCACAGAAGGGGTTGTACTATCTGGCAGAGAATCACCAAAGTCTAAGAATGAAAGATATATCCATAGCTTAGAAGATTATAAAAAACTTTGTCAGTATCTAGAATATCTCCTCGATTATCAAGAATCCGTCATTCCATACCTCTTATATATCCAACTGAAAACAGGTATGCGGTTTGGAGAAGTTCTTGGCTTAACTTGGGATTGTATCCATATTGAAAATAAGACCATTAAAACATATAGACGCTATGATTGCACAAGAAAACGCTGGACAAAAGCTAAAACAGAAACTTCTATCCGTGACGTTCCGATTGATGATACTACAGTCTCTATTTTACAAAAACTAAAGGCTGAACAAAGGTATGTTTTAAGAAGCCATCAAGTTTCTAATCCAGACAAATGTTTGTTCTTTGATAAACAATCTGGACTACCTACAAATTCAGCAGTCAATAAACAATTAAAGAAGATACTATCTGAATTGTCTATTACTCCTTCAAATATGACTAGTACAGGTTTAAGACATACTTACGCAAGCACACTTCTGGCAATGGATATAGACATCTGGGCAATCGCCAAGAATATGGGACATAAAGATATTCAGCAAATCAGTGAGACTTACGGGCATTTAATCAAAGAAAAAGCTATCCGTGAAGACAATAAAATCCGTGACTTTTTCCACGGTTTAAGCCAGTAA